In Brachyhypopomus gauderio isolate BG-103 chromosome 18, BGAUD_0.2, whole genome shotgun sequence, the sequence CGTGCCAAGACATGAAGACACTGCAAAGCAAATTGTTTGTGGCCCTTTACAAAGCtaagaccaaaaaaaaaaaaaacccatgctGTGTAGAAAGCAATCCTCCATGTGGATTATGAACAACTTTCCTGGATTATGTCACAAAGCAGCGTAGTCTTAAGCAGCAGTCTTGGCAATCCACCAGTGATGACTAAAAGGGGCCCATAGGGCCAGACATCCTATGCAGCAAAATTTCCTGGAGCTAAAATTCTATGATGCCCATGTGCTCCACAATCTCCATGCTACTGGGGTCATGGGGCCGGGGCCTGCACCTGCAAAAGGTGCCCAAGTGTCCCGAATGAGCCAATCAGTCCCAGTTGATGCAGGACACTTAGTGCATGCTGGATCTAAGAGCTAGGTACTCTACATCTGTGAAGAGTCTATTCCAACGTAAACTTCCCTTGACAAGAATTATTCCACAACTTCAAACCTTCATGACTAATTACTCTGAAAAGGTGAATGAAATAATTAAGGCACGCGTCATGTCCTGAGATGACCCCCATAGTTGAAGTGTTTATCCGGCCAGGGCAAGAGGAGCTGTTCGTGTTTAGCGTCCATCAGCAGGGTTTTATCTGGAGAGCAGGAAAGCGCCAGAGCGTCAGCGTGCCCCGGACATCCGCTGCCTCTCGGCCAGTTTCTCCTCCAGACAGTCCAGGAGGATGGGGTCCACCCTGGGGTCCAGCTTGTTGGCAAACCAGTGGTGCCCATTCAGCAACCAGCGCAGCTCGGCAGCGCCATAAATGCACACGCTGCGCACGTGCATCCCGGTGCATGCTGGGTAGAGAGAGTTCTCCAGGTACTCCCACTTCACCGCACGCGTCTTGCTCTCCACGTCGGAGACGTCGGGATCGGAGCGGGCCATGCCACCCGGCGCCCCGGGCACACGGATCAGGCTGGCCCAGAAGTGCTCGTCGGGAGAGTAGGTGTCCTCGGACCAGGCCAGGAAGTCCCTCGCCAGCGGACTCCGCTGCACGAAGGTCACAAATTCTCGGGCGAGGGTGAAGTAGGCACTGCCCACGAACACCTGGATGTcgtgggggggcggggctttggGGTGGGTGGTCTTGACCGGGAGCGGGTGGTACTGGCCGCCCTCGTCCTGCAGCACGTATCGCACCGTGAACCGCTGCTTCTTCAGCTCGCTGGGCCGCCCCGTCTCCAGCATGCTGGCGCCACCCAGCGCCCGCAGCTCCCGCACCAGCTCGCCGTTGGAGCGCAGCGGGAAGTCCTGCCCGCACAGGTTGATGGCGTAGCGCCAGGGCACGGGGGAGGCCGTCAGATCGTCCAGGCAGTTGAGGTCGGCACGGAGGCGCGAGACGCCGGCGTACTGCACGTGCTCCAGCCGCGACGCCACGGACACGTTGGGCAGGCAGCGGGCCAGGCCGCGCACGGCCGCCGCGAAAGCCGGCGGAGACTTCAGGTCGTAGTGCAGGCAGTAGACGTTGTGGGGCACGTAGATGGCTCGCAGGATGCGCTCCACCATAGCGGCGTCCTTGTGCACCACCAGCGAGTACGCGAGCGGGAAGGCGCGCTCGGCCTCGGACGCGCGCACCTGAGCGTAGCGGCGCAGGTAGAGGGCGCAGTCGGAGGTGGCGCTGACCACGCTGTCGTCACTCTCCATCACCACACCCTGCTTCCGGAGCGCGAGCGCCCTGCCCACCGCCGCGGGCTCCAGCTCGTACACATCCGAGCAGCTGATGCCGTGTTGCTGCGCGAGGCTGAGGTCCTCCCTCGCGCTCTTCTCCTCCGTCACATTGTTCAGGTACTTAATCTCGTTAACTTTCGCATATCTGATCACCACACAGAAAAAAACCAACGCTGACGTCAGGAAGAAAAACACAATCCTTCTCGTTTTGCGGTAGCTGATGCATCCTCTCATCCTGTGGAGAAGAAATAAAGAGAAACTCAGACAACCCGTTAGGTACACATCAgactgcaaaaaaataaaagaaaataaataaaaacatgggaTTCAATTTCTCTTCTATGAAGTTCAGCGTTTAGAACAATCCAAAAACCCAGAAGTCAGAATACAACAAGTAGAAACAAACCTGCTAAATCTTCAAAGTCTTCACAGTTCATCTGGGCTTCATCGCCTTACCTCGCTCCGTTCTCCACCACTACATTAATCTATTAGATGCTTCCTGACCGCATTTTAACCTGCAAATGATTAAACCATGTTAACAAACCTTCCTATTTGTCCAGTTCAAACAGCGCGCTTTAACAGTTCCTTAAAAGAGTAGAATGGAGCAGAAGAAAAATTATTTCTAAAGTGAAACTTGCACAATAAATAAAGTTACAGTCTACAGTAATGAACACATCGTACTACGCATCGCAGAAACTGTATCCGTTACATTTGTTATAAAAACCTAAAGCCGTGTTTTATGTGGCACAAAACGCGACACAACCGAATCAAACACCGTGACTGAATAATTCTGCCACTCGAAGCCAACGGAAAGTTTTTCTGCCTGTTAAGTCACAggtttacaccaccaccacctaaaCATCCAACTTTAACACTTTATAAAACTTCACAAATAAAGTGTGAAAACACGGAAAGTCTTACGAGTTCGCTGGTTTCCGCGTGCGTTACTGTGACACGGTGAGGTTCTATCGCTCGCGACAGCGTGACCCGGCGAAGATGAAGCGCGAGGCGTCTCGTGAGCGTCTGCTCTCAAACCCGGGTAAACACGACAGCGAGCAGTGTTGCTACAAGAAATACGACAACCAGGACACGAGCCATCATTTTAATGCCGTCTTGACGTCTTGTGTATTGATCATACAGTGATCTTTATTTACCATTAGATATAAACCTACATGCCCCTCCCTTGAGCCTACGAACCGTAGTTTGTTTAAAAACTCTCTCCATTATACCCAGATCAAAGACCTACGCCTATAGGAAACATAGACCTACGCCAATAGGAAACATATCAAATATACAAAATGTGGACCATGAGTCAGGAATTCCTTTAAATAAAACCACAAGATATTTCATTGTATTGTTCAGGTCCTTGTCGTCGTGGCCGGTGTGGCTTTAACGCCATCCGCTCTGGTGTTCTTCACCGTACGGTGTCCGTATTTACCGTTGAGAAAAAAAAGTTACACTCGTCAGCAGTTTCTCACTGGGCTTAAACAGTTCATGTTACGAGAGTTATTTGAGAAACtgacatcaccccccccccccccccacacacacacacacctctttagAAATGATGAATGAGTTTCGAATTTGTCACGTTTCAAAGTTCAAGCTCACCCTACGGGACAGGGCAAGAGAGCAGTGAGCACCTTGATATAAAATGTGAAAGATTAAAGGTAATACTGAGAAAGCCATTTTCAGAAGGTTGGGTTTGGAAAACAGGGAAACTGTTAGTAAAAGATCTTTCCTGCAGTCttcagaagtgctttaaagtattttaaaacaCCTGTTTTGTGCGGGAGggctacacaaaaacaaaatattgtcattacataaGTGTAGTTTTGTGACCGTCACAGGTCTTAGTACGCTAAAGCACACTGATGAACCTCAGACAAGAGAACCTTCACGACTAACGCAGCCTGCGGGCGGAgcaggcggacacaaacgctcaGCAGAgggagatttattcaagggactTCCATAGTCGAAGTCAAAAgggcaggcatgggtcatatcgGGAGGACAACCAGAACACGATAGGTAAACAGGCAGAAACACACGCTGAACTTCGGATACTCACGATGCAGACAAAACAGATCGCGACGGGCATAAGGCAAACAGAACCACAAAACAACCCATAACGACATGGGAAACAGGGACTATTAGTCCACGGAACTAAAGTagaaacaggtgaagacaagGTGATGACGTGGCAGACGGAGGGAAACTACGGTggcagacaagcagggcgggaataacgggcaaggaacaacacagacacgaggagcaggaggagtgaCAGCTgggagagggggcgtggccaaacgTGACAGACAGTCTGGTTTGACCAAACACTTATTGGCTCATGCAGTGTGccggtgttctgaaaatctgtgctacccctcgagctgtcctaccttgggctactgcgcatgcgcacgctAAGTTTACGTCACTGTCAGCGTAGCCCAGAATTTTGCGCTGCCAGCTGTTTTTTGTCTTGGAATAACGGTGAGTATTGCCCATTTATCGTATTTAATCATAATGCAATGtaaatctttttgcattttattgtgttttttcgataattgttaaatatttttgtgaatatcctAGGAAAGACCTCGTAAATATTACTATTTGTTCGAGTGTATCTAACAAGTGGAGATTTCAAATGTCTGTTTTAGCCTCGCCGTGCTCGATTTTATCCATCTGTTCATTCCAGTGTCCTACACTAACTGGTTTTAGTTGATTGACCTTAAAACGAGCACCTTTTAACGCTTAACATTCGTTCAGTttggctattttatatttctgaagcaattttcttaaatacaagtaaataatCATGTAACGTTCATGACGTTTGCGCTGTCATTTCTACAACGCTCAGTTATGTACAATGGAGGAAAAGTGGGACACCATGCACCAGTTTCTGTTAAAGGGATCATACccaaatacatttaataaagCACAGAGGCAAAACCTCCGAAGATATGCCTCCAAGTTTCAAATTAAAGGTCAGTAAAGTTATATCATATGTTAGTCCGAAAATGTTTCCAGCATTAATATTGTAGGTAGGATAGTTTCATAGACTGTTAACCTTATAACAATGTGCTTCCAGCAATAACACTGTAGGTAGGACAGACTATATTATATTTTACAgactatattaccttatcaaaATATGCTTACACTATGAATCTTTGTGTGGTTTCTTTTACATTTTAGAAGGAGACCTCTTGTTTGAAGGCAGCAGAAAGGCCATTAAAACAATGGAGGAGGCCAGGGTTTTGTTTAGGGAGTTTCACTCCTCCCCAATGGGTTGCCAGTCGGGCATCATGAAAACTCGGGATGCCATGTGTGCCAGGTTTTACTGGCCAGGCATGACCGTTGATGTCCAAAATTGGGTATGGTTTTTGtggttattttattttataattaataTAAAGTGTCATAATAACTTAACAAATGTATGTCTTTAGGTCTTGGAATGTGACAGGTGTCAGAAAGTGGGGAAACCACTGACTGTTGCACAACCACTGCAGTGTATCAAGGTAAGTGCATTCACTAATGTGCAGAAAAGCTTCGTCAGTAGAAatatatgaaatgtatatatttttatatattggtAGGTGATTGCTGTTTGGGAGCTCATTGGAATGGACCTTACTGGGCCCTTACCCAAAACAAATGATGGGTTTCAGTACATTTTAACTGTAGCCGATTACTTCTCAAAGTGGGTTGAGGCATTTCGTTTGAGAAATAAAACTGCCTCTGAAGTTGGAAAGCATTTATGCACCATCATTTACAGACACGGATGTCCAAAAAGAATCCTTTCTGATCAAGGACGAGAATTTGTCAATGAAGTAAGTGTGTTGGAATACCATAAGTCTATATgtaatgtttttattattttgtgtgtaaaaaaaaatacaggtaAAGAAAATTGATTTAACCTGAAAGTCtgtgtaatatataataattcattcataataatTGAATCATTTTTACTAAATGTTTCAGCAAATGTTGACACaatgaaataaatataaaatattttattatcgaaattcaggaaaaacaaaagatTATGTTCTGAGAGTGGTGCATTTGTTTACTGCTATAATTAGTTTTTAAGCTTAATCAGAGGCTTTGTGAAATGCCGCACATTGAGAGGAGTGTAACAGCAGCATATCACTCCCAAACAAATGGCCTGGACGAAAAGACAAATGATAACATAAAACGGTAGGATGTACTGATATTGTGTGCAAGACAAAGTGAAAATATGGCTCCATTTCATCCATTTTACTTTTTAACCATGACATTTTGTCTGTGTATATATGtccatgttatatatatttacatttttcccCCACACAATTACTCTTCCTGCATATACTTTTTTCTTGTGTTGTGAGCACTgcattttatattatattttgtgTTTACATTTTAGAGCCCTGAAGAAATTGGTCAATGAGAAGCAAAATGACTGGGATGCATTTCTCGATGCCACGCTTTTTGCACTCCGATCCAAGGTCCACACAACCAACAAATGCACACCTTTTCTTTTGATGTATGGAAGAGAGGCCGTGTTCCCATCTGAGCTACCTGTCGACTTGCCGGTTagtcatttaatttaatttaaaaaattcTGCCTTTTTCTGGTGTACCGAGCGCAGCTGGCTCACAAGGAGTCGTCTCTTATGATTCCCAGACGGCTTATTTTACCACTTCTGtctataaataaaaattttagCAACCCTATAATTCTATAGCATTACATAGAAAGGAAGAACAAACGTGGCAAAAAATGAGAATTGTTGAGAATGTATGTataatttgtataaatatgcaaTTAGGTGCTGGAAATGCTAGAATTTCTTcactatttacattcaattacatAACACATGACATGTTCACTTAATTGTTGTATTGCTTTGTTCCTAACGTTTTCTGTCGCAGCTGTCTGCAATCATTCTCCCCGAGGGAGGATATGGTGAGTTGCTTGAGTCAAAAATTAATATGGCGGCTGTTGAAAAAACAGCAGAAGAGAACACCATTAAGGCTCAGGAGAAACAGAAAGCGGCATATGCCAAAAGAGTCCAGAAGAAATACAAGGACGTTTTTACAACGCTGGGGACGAAgttcttctgctgaacatgaGGAAGTGTGGAAGGAAGTGGGGGAGAATGGAGCCTGATTTTTCTGGTCCCTATATAATAACCTCTGTGTGCGGCAAACTTGTAAAACTGCAGAATCAAGAGGGTTTTaccttaaaaaataaatacaacatCTCCCACCTTAAACCTTATAGGAGAAGTGATACTTTAAGAAGTTCAGTGGCTAAAACTCAGCCAACTGACAACAGCAGCCTTCTCCTATGTTCTCAGCCAGCTTCAAGTAAGTGCTCAGAATCAAATCAGAGGCCGTCAGTTATTTGTTTTGCCCCCAAAACTACAGAACAGGTAAACACAACCAGGGTAGCTGAACAGCCCACATTGGAAGATGCATCAAATACCAGAAGCACACAAGAAGAAGGTGCCCTATCTGCAGAGTTTGAGTTGTGACCAGTTGGTCAATTTTGGACAGTTTGGCTTAACCCACCAGTTCATTCTTTGTTTTCGTTTCACTTTGGCCTGTTGGCCGTTCTTGGCATGCTGTTCCTATTTGCCCTAAAAGTGTGACCAAAATAACCTCTCAAACTAGCCTCTTAATTAACCTCTTAATTTATATTTCCCTttcagtgtgtgtataatgCCTGTTGAGCATTTGTTTTGTACTGCCAATTGTCTTTTGTGCCTGTCTTCTTAATCACTTTCAGTTTATTGCAATTATGTAATGTGATGACACTAATCTTTGCAGTACTGAGACTCTGGTCTTCAAAGGACTTTGGTAGAGTTGAAGCGGTTGTTGGACCCTATAAACTCTACGACAACTCTTTTCGGACGCTACATGGCGATGAGTGGCTGGCTGATGAGGTAAATtccttaattaattaattaatgattactaatGTGTGGCTAAGAAGGTTGTGAGAGAGCAGTAAAAGTAATTCATTAAACTATTTTTAACACTGCCCATGCCAACTTCTTTAGTGACCTCTCTAAACAGCAGTGTGGAACCAGAAATGGATACTGGGTTATTCTTGATTGTTATTAGGAGAAAACCGAGAACTGCTGTTTAAGTACACCAAGGAGTTGATTAACGTGTTTGTTTATTCAGGTCATTGATGCTTACCTGCACAACATAATTGAAGAGCACAAGGCAAATACACTTGGTACCTTTTTCTTCAGCATGGAGATAGCATGTTCTTTGCTTGAATGTCGAGGTGAATTCCACTttgtgatatttgatttaaacatTACCTGAAGCTGCAGAACAATATCTGCAAAATGTTATGCATCGCACTGTTTTAAAAAGACCCGCTATTCTCATAGGTACATGAGTGTACTGGTCTTGATGATAGAGATCATCAAAGTTTGACTTTGACTGTGCGCATTAcgaacacaaaaaaaacagaagTTATTTTTGCCAAAAATGTTCGTAGAGAAATATATATTCATTTTGACTCGTTACACTTGTGGCAGCACAAATAGATGTACAATGTgcctttttgttttatttttatttatggtAATTATTTATGGTTATTTATGgtaactgtcacggtgaggcagcCCCCTACCCCCCCTtgtcgttgttgttgtgtgacgtcgtgtgcgtccctcaggtgggcggagcccgtgatccgtctcacctgagggtcgtttgtttgtctatatatgtcttgtctttttaCCAGCAggagaagtagccacgccttggagaggtaacctgcacacacacacacatgctaggGACGAGaaaggagccgtagctcctcgtccgcgcacccttggggctctctggctaaatgccggttagggcgtgagggccctgtgaccgaccggggcgtggttttgtgttgttaactgCCCGGTCgatccagggtcccgcccagggaggtgagctgtttaatgttgtgtgttttatgtttcagctcctggactatagggggtgtgttcctgcctgtctctgccttcctgccccttcg encodes:
- the LOC143482404 gene encoding beta-1,3-galactosyl-O-glycosyl-glycoprotein beta-1,6-N-acetylglucosaminyltransferase 4-like, which gives rise to MRGCISYRKTRRIVFFFLTSALVFFCVVIRYAKVNEIKYLNNVTEEKSAREDLSLAQQHGISCSDVYELEPAAVGRALALRKQGVVMESDDSVVSATSDCALYLRRYAQVRASEAERAFPLAYSLVVHKDAAMVERILRAIYVPHNVYCLHYDLKSPPAFAAAVRGLARCLPNVSVASRLEHVQYAGVSRLRADLNCLDDLTASPVPWRYAINLCGQDFPLRSNGELVRELRALGGASMLETGRPSELKKQRFTVRYVLQDEGGQYHPLPVKTTHPKAPPPHDIQVFVGSAYFTLAREFVTFVQRSPLARDFLAWSEDTYSPDEHFWASLIRVPGAPGGMARSDPDVSDVESKTRAVKWEYLENSLYPACTGMHVRSVCIYGAAELRWLLNGHHWFANKLDPRVDPILLDCLEEKLAERQRMSGAR